Proteins from one Juglans microcarpa x Juglans regia isolate MS1-56 chromosome 1S, Jm3101_v1.0, whole genome shotgun sequence genomic window:
- the LOC121247266 gene encoding elongation factor Tu 2-like — MAVFRRGHKMSAVPMVAVGTPIVLRYQPPLPAEQVKASTEFDYEGEGSPNGRGWGRSSRGRAKARVLAEEGKAKAVVFDETDKAPEEKKRGITIAHVEYETAKRHYAHVDCPGHADYVKNMIMGAAQMDGGILVVSAPNGPMPQTKEHILLARQVGILLMVAFFRAYMEVNDNSVCIAVVVFGSIVEEIMDCTAIDLLEHIGEKAGIGVLLRDDKGNVVVVYSKVEREVLSSKFIEAIAMLRGPQLCAQWEVPNLLLETDCLTLVNAL; from the exons GTACCAGCCTCCTTTACCTGCAGAACAGGTGAAGGCATCCACAGAGTTTGATTATGAAGGAG AGGGCTCACCAAATGGTCGTGGTTGGGGCCGCAGTAGCAGAGGAAGGGCAAAGGCTAGAG TGCTAGCAGAAGAAGGGAAAGCTAAGGCTGTTGTGTTCGATGAAACTGACAAAGCtccagaagagaaaaagagaggaattaCAATT GCACATGTGGAGTATGAAACAGCTAAGCGACACTATGCACATGTAGATTGTCCAGGACATGCAGATTATGTTAAG AACATGATTATGGGTGCTGCACAAATGGATGGGGGTATTCTTGTTGTATCTGCCCCCAATGGCCCCATGCCGCAAACCAAGGAACATATTCTGCTTGCTCGCCAAGTGGGCATCCTTCTAATGGTGGCTT TTTTTCGAGCCTATATGGAAGTAAATGATAATAGTGTATGTATAGCAGTTGTCGTTTTTGGATCAATAGTCGAAGAAATAATGGATTGTACAGCCATTGATCTATTGGAACACATAGGCGAG aAAGCTGGTATTGGTGTGCTTCTCAGAGATGATAAAGGCAATGTGGTTGTGGTATACAGTAAAGTGGAAAGGGAAGTTCTCTCTTCAAAGTTTATTGAAGCGATTGCCATGTTGAGAGGTCCACAGCTGTGTGCTCAGTGGGAGGTGCCGAATTTGCTGCTAGAGACAGATTGTTTGACTCTAGTAAATGCTTTGTAG
- the LOC121247265 gene encoding SH3 domain-containing protein C23A1.17-like codes for MANQPPRPRPLFRLPTIAQEATPAPAPAPPTEPRPPVARPRIRPLIAAIAATVPVATTASIPSPPTPRASSSSEVPIVAFSASVQTSPSAKSFGPSSSDATSLAPKAAPSPSSTPTSSISKAAPPQTSSTTNTATSTPTTRVPSPVPHPKTIEPTVQTSPQSPNPKSSALPSPFLTLLPSQLKSQTELEQKIPMEVLEKTVVFQKTIGGEEVSNENQTKEKGKSSGKTILDSMEAGMRVISIAGENKGAFMKLIQSATKHEVAHKNKNPKTKSHGSDSESGTDSNKEGNPKKNKCHKGKVTSSQPMSAFVNNNVQGINSSILYNCSCTHHDPGVHLALSRN; via the coding sequence ATGGCAAACCAGCCCCCTCGCCCTCGTCCATTGTTCCGTTTACCTACAATAGCTCAAGAAGCTACCCCAGCCCCTGCCCCTGCCCCTCCTACGGAGCCACGCCCACCTGTGGCTCGGCCTAGAATAAGGCCATTAATAGCTGCCATTGCAGCAACAGTTCCTGTTGCCACCACTGCATCAATTCCATCACCTCCAACTCCAAGAGCTTCCTCTTCTTCCGAAGTGCCAATTGTCGCATTCTCGGCATCAGTGCAAACATCACCTAGTGCCAAAAGTTTTGGTCCTTCCTCTTCAGATGCAACTTCTCTAGCACCTAAAGCAGCGCCATCCCCCTCTTCAACTCCAACTTCATCAATATCTAAAGCAGCACCACCACAAACTTCCTCCACTACCAATACTGCAACCTCTACCCCCACAACTCGTGTGCCTAGCCCTGTCCCACATCCCAAAACAATTGAGCCTACTGTTCAAACCTCACCTCAATCACCTAATCCGAAGTCTTCGGCTTTACCATCACCTTTTTTAACCCTTTTGCCTTCCCAACTGAAGTCGCAGACCGAGCTTGAGCAGAAGATCCCAATGGAGGTCCTGGAGAAGACCGTCGTGTTTCAAAAGACCATTGGAGGGGAAGAAGTGTCGAATGAAAATCAAACTAAGGAGAAGGGGAAAAGTAGTGGCAAAACTATTTTGGATTCAATGGAGGCGGGTATGAGGGTTATATCAATTGCTGGCGAAAATAAAGGTGCCTTCATGAAACTAATCCAATCCGCAACGAAACATGAAGTTGCTCACAAgaataaaaatcctaaaacaaaaagcCATGGCAGTGACTCGGAAAGTGGTACTGATAGCAACAAGGAGGGGAATCCGAAGAAGAACAAGTGTCACAAAGGAAAAGTGACAAGTTCACAGCCCATGAGTGCGTTCGTGAACAATAATGTGCAGGGCATTAACAGCTCCATCCTCTACAATTGTTCATGCACTCACCATGATCCTGGGGTGCACCTTGCTCTCTCTAGGAACTAA